The window ACAATACTCAGCCCCAAACCGGTTCCGCCTTTGGCACGTTTTGTTGTTACAAAGGGCTCGAAAATTTTGTCGAGCAATGACTCTTTTACACCTGCACCGTCATCCATGTAACGGAAGTGCAGTGTTGCCCCCACCATTTTCGCCACGATATTAATGTTTAAGGTTTTATTTGGTTCACTGCCGTGACGTAAACTGTTAACAATAAGGATTGTAAATATCTGATTAAACGCACCTAAATAGCTTTTAATAACCAGTCCATTTGTCGCTTCGACACTAACGTTAACATCGTATTTATCAAGTTCGTGTTTTAGGCTATCAAACAGATTATTTAAAAAGGTTTCGACATTAAATTCGACTAATTCGTCGTATTCTTGATGCGACGCAACTTGCTTAAAGTTATTAATTAAATTAGCTGAACGGTTTAAATTTGACTCCATCAAACTTAAACAATTTTCCGCATCCAAGATCATTTGCTCTAGGGTGTTTTTTTGCAATGTGCCTTGGTTAAATGAGTGCTTTAGTTGCTCTACTTGATCTCGTAAATGTGACTCGCTGGTAATAGCAATGCCAAGGGGTGTATTTAATTCATGGGCAAATCCTTTTACCATAGTACCAAGACTTGCCATTTTCGCGTCTTCAATTAAGCGCTTTTGCGCCAAACTTAAGCGGTTAATTAGTTCCTCAATATGGGCAAGTAGGTTATCAATATTTTTAGCCAGATCGGTTACTTCATCATCACCGCGTATATTACTGCGCATTGAAAAGGTATCAGATTGGCAAATCGAGCTGATAAATGTATTTAACTCAAACAAGCCATATCCAATACGCCGATTAATTAAAAATGAGCTTAGTAAACTGAATGCTAAAAATACAAATGTAACGCTGAATGTGATGAACAACACTTGATTACTGGCGTCTTTTGCGCGCTCGTTTAATAGTAACGATAGGTTAGTAAAGCGTTCATTAATAACCTGTGCCAGCACTTTATTTTTACCGGCAACACCTAGGGTTGACGACTGCCCCATGGTGTTTAATAGGGCGGTGTATTGGGTAAAGTTGTAATCATAGTCTTTTAAATTATCAATCAACTGGCTTTTTAATTCGCTGTTATGAGTTTGTAGGTAAGCCTTTGCTTGCACAAACATTTTTTTATGCAGTTCTAAGTACTTTTTATCCCAGCGCAATAGGTAGTCTTTTTCTCGGCGCCTTAATTCTAATATCATTATCTCAAGGGTTTTATCGTCAATTTGCTGGCTAACGGCTTGAACTGCATGAATGGATTTTCTAAAGCTGCTTCGAATACCTTGGTCTTCATTAAAACCAAGCTGTTTTTGAATGGCGATTTGCTTATTGAGATTTTGTTCAAACTCGCGCATTGCTTCTTGAATTTGCGTAAGCAGTCGCGTTGCGATTTCAATGTCTGCGACTTGTTTAAATAACGCAAAATGCAGTTGTGAATAATCATCAAATTGTTCTTTTGACCATTCCATCATTTGCTCGTCTTTATCAAGAGAAAACTCTTGTTGTAAATTAACG of the Pseudoalteromonas spongiae UST010723-006 genome contains:
- a CDS encoding sensor histidine kinase; this translates as MKLKTAFISSQVALLISFIVVLICGAIIYQNVTNHYRITKLLTDFKQVLSDTVNLQQEFSLDKDEQMMEWSKEQFDDYSQLHFALFKQVADIEIATRLLTQIQEAMREFEQNLNKQIAIQKQLGFNEDQGIRSSFRKSIHAVQAVSQQIDDKTLEIMILELRRREKDYLLRWDKKYLELHKKMFVQAKAYLQTHNSELKSQLIDNLKDYDYNFTQYTALLNTMGQSSTLGVAGKNKVLAQVINERFTNLSLLLNERAKDASNQVLFITFSVTFVFLAFSLLSSFLINRRIGYGLFELNTFISSICQSDTFSMRSNIRGDDEVTDLAKNIDNLLAHIEELINRLSLAQKRLIEDAKMASLGTMVKGFAHELNTPLGIAITSESHLRDQVEQLKHSFNQGTLQKNTLEQMILDAENCLSLMESNLNRSANLINNFKQVASHQEYDELVEFNVETFLNNLFDSLKHELDKYDVNVSVEATNGLVIKSYLGAFNQIFTILIVNSLRHGSEPNKTLNINIVAKMVGATLHFRYMDDGAGVKESLLDKIFEPFVTTKRAKGGTGLGLSIVYNLVTQRLKGEIEFQSIEGEGVCIYLHFDDVDYNLKFDE